The Neoarius graeffei isolate fNeoGra1 chromosome 7, fNeoGra1.pri, whole genome shotgun sequence genome includes a region encoding these proteins:
- the LOC132888714 gene encoding interferon-inducible GTPase 5-like yields the protein MDEYDIIDAAEIEEIKMSLASEDLPSAVGKIKDYFAQQDRVELNIAITGESGSGKSTFINAFRGLGDEDEGSAETGVVETTTKATPYPHPKFPNVKLWDLPGIGTPRFKADEYLEEVQFEQYDFFIIIAADRFRECHTNLATEIVKMKKKFYFVRSKIDSNIEAEQRKKTFNKEKTLNAIRDNCIKGLEEIGLKSPAVFLISCFELSLYDFNRLEETMERELPQHKRDVLMLALPNITLEINERKKAALQSKIWKVALISAGAAAVPIPGLSFGVDVYILVYELRKYYNAFSLDPASLQKLSERSGKPVDELKSVLKSPLNQEITRDLIIKLLTSSSLVVLESVVEYWLGLIPVLGSVTAGSMSFATVYFILKRCLNELAEDARNVLMTALQTAV from the exons atGGATGAGTATGACATTATCGATGCTGCTGAAATTGAAGAAATTAAAATGTCACTAGCCAGTGAAGATCTGCCATCAGCTGTTGGCAAGATTAAGGATTACTTTGCACAACAAGACCGTGTGGAACTGAACATTGCTATAACAGGAGAGTCTGGATCTGGAAAATCCACATTTATCAATGCCTTCAGAGGTTTAGGGGATGAAGATGAAGGCTCTGCAGAAACTGGTGTTGTAGAGACCACTACAAAGGCTACCCCTTACCCTCACCCAAAATTCCCAAATGTCAAATTGTGGGATCTCCCTGGCATTGGAACCCCCAGATTCAAAGCTGATGAATATCTCGAAGAGGTTCAGTTTGAACAATATGATTTTTTCATCATCATAGCAGCAGATCGTTTCAGAGAATGCCACACCAATTTGGCAACAGAGATagtaaaaatgaaaaagaagttttattttgttcgatCAAAGATTGACAGCAACATTGAGGCTGAACAGCGAAAGAAGACGTTTAACAAAGAAAAGACACTGAATGCTATCCGAGACAACTGCATTAAAG gTCTAGAAGAGATTGGTCTAAAGTCTCCTGCTGTCTTCCTCATCTCTTGCTTCGAACTCAGTCTGTATGATTTCAACCGTCTTGAGGAGACCATGGAGAGGGAACTTCCCCAGCACAAGAGAGATGTACTGATGTTGGCCCTTCCAAACATCACTCTGGAGATCAACGAGAGGAAAAAGGCGGCACTGCAGAGCAAAATTTGGAAGGTGGCTCTGATCTCTGCCGGGGCTGCAGCTGTGCCAATACCTGGTTTATCATTCGGTGTAGATGTGTACATCTTGGTGTACGAGCTTAGAAAATATTACAATGCCTTCAGTTTGGACCCAGCCTCCTTACAGAAGCTTTCTGAGAGATCAGGGAAACCAGTAGATGAGCTAAAATCTGTGCTTAAATCTCCTCTGAATCAAGAAATAACCAGGGATCTCATTATTAAGTTGCTGACAAGTTCAAGTCTTGTCGTTTTAGAATCAGTAGTAGAGTACTGGCTGGGTTTAATTCCTGTTCTGGGATCAGTGACAGCTGGGTCAATGTCCTTTGCTACGGTTTACTTCATACTGAAGCGTTGTCTGAATGAACTTGCTGAAGATGCCCGCAATGTGCTCATGACTGCTTTGCAAACAGCAGTATAA